The following coding sequences are from one Eucalyptus grandis isolate ANBG69807.140 chromosome 11, ASM1654582v1, whole genome shotgun sequence window:
- the LOC104426386 gene encoding auxin transporter-like protein 4, whose amino-acid sequence MLGQKQAEEAIVASNLSESTEHDAVKLEEDGGAEKQLGDRSPGSSIFNVKSILWHGGSAWDAWFSCASNQVAQVLLTLPYSFSQLGILSGILFQIFYGLMGSWTAYLISVLYIEYRTRKEKENVSFKNHVIQWFEVLDGLLGPYWKAVGLAFNCTFLLFGSVIQLIACASNIYYINDHLDKRTWTYIFGACCATTVFIPSFHNYRIWSFLGLGMTTYTAWYLTIAAVLHGQEKGVMHTAPSKLVLYFTGATNVLYTFGGHAVTVEIMHAMWKPQKFKYIYLIATLYVFTLTIPSATAVYWAFGDRLLDHSNAFALLPKTGFRDAAVILMLIHQFITFGFACTPLYFVWEKVIGMHDTKSLCLRALARLPVVIPIWFLAIIFPFFGPINSAVGALLVSFTVYIIPSLAHMLTFRTASARQNAVEKPPFFLPSWTAMYVFNAFVVGWVLVVGFGFGGWASMSNFVRQVDTFGLFAKCYQCKPPAPPAAAGAAATHHR is encoded by the exons ATGTTGGGTCAGAAGCAAGCAGAAGAAGCCATCGTGGCCTCCAACCTGAGCGAGTCGACGGAGCATGACGCCGTCAAGCTGGAGGAAGACGGCGGCGCCGAGAAGCAGCTGGGCGACCGCTCCCCCGGCTCCTCCATCTTCAACGTCAAGAGTATCCTCTGGCACGGCGGATCCGCCTGGGACGCCTGGTTCAGCTGCGCCTCTAATCAG GTGGCGCAAGTGCTGCTGACGCTGCCGTACTCGTTCTCGCAGCTGGGGATCCTGTCGGGGATACTGTTCCAGATATTCTACGGGCTCATGGGAAGCTGGACGGCCTACCTCATCAGTGTCCTCTACATCGAGTACCGAACCCGCAAGGAGAAAGAGAATGTCAGCTTCAAGAACCATGTCAttcag TGGTTCGAAGTGCTGGATGGATTACTGGGTCCTTACTGGAAAGCGGTGGGACTCGCCTTCAACTGTACTTTCCTCCTGTTCGGTTCCGTTATTCAGCTCATCGCCTGTGccag CAACATATACTACATCAACGATCATCTGGACAAGCGGACGTGGACCTACATCTTCGGCGCCTGCTGCGCCACCACCGTCTTCATCCCTTCCTTCCACAACTACCGGATTTGGTCATTCCTCGGCCTCGGCATGACCACCTACACCGCCTGGTACCTCACCATCGCCGCCGTCCTCCACGGCCAG GAGAAGGGGGTGATGCACACGGCGCCGTCGAAGCTGGTGCTCTACTTCACCGGAGCCACCAACGTACTCTACACCTTCGGCGGACATGCTGTCACTGT GGAGATCATGCATGCAATGTGGAAGCCCCAGAAGTTTAAGTACATATATCTGATCGCCACGCTCTACGTCTTCACGCTTACCATTCCGTCGGCCACCGCCGTCTACTGGGCCTTCGGCGACCGGCTCCTCGACCACTCCAACGCCTTCGCTCTCCTGCCGAAGACCGGGTTCCGCGACGCCGCCGTCATCCTAATGCTCATTCATCAG TTCATCACGTTCGGGTTCGCGTGCACGCCGCTCTACTTCGTGTGGGAGAAAGTGATCGGGATGCACGACACGAAGAGCTTATGCCTGAGGGCGCTCGCCCGGCTGCCGGTGGTCATACCCATCTGGTTCCTGGCCATCATCTTCCCCTTCTTCGGCCCCATCAACTCCGCCGTCGGCGCCCTCCTGGTCAGCTTCACCGTCTACATCATCCCCTCCCTCGCCCACATGCTCACCTTCCGAACGGCCTCCGCTCGCCAG AATGCGGTGGAGAAGCCGCCCTTCTTCCTGCCGAGCTGGACTGCGATGTACGTGTTCAATGCCTTCGTGGTCGGGTGGGTCCTCGTCGTGGGATTCGGGTTCGGCGGGTGGGCCAGCATGAGCAACTTCGTCAGGCAGGTCGACACGTTTGGGCTCTTCGCCAAGTGCTACCAGTGCAAGCCTCCTGCGCCCCCCGCAGCGGCGGGGGCGGCCGCAACCCACCATCGCTGA
- the LOC104426385 gene encoding 30S ribosomal protein S31, chloroplastic encodes MASLLLGAPSVASPAPLAVSPRLAFSRSQTLGVSLSTSAAGGSLSLPGAAASPPSVPLVYCGRGDKKTAKGKRFNHSFGNARPRNKKKGRGPPRVAAPPAPPRKDRFEDNEVIKIEIDESLFAN; translated from the exons ATGGCTTCCCTCCTGCTCGGAGCTCCCTCCGTCGCCTCTCCGGCGCCGCTCGCCGTCTCTCCTCGCCTCGCCTTCTCTCGCTCCCAGACCCTAGGCGTTTCTCTCTCCACTTCCGCCGCCggcggttctctctctctccccggcgccgccgcctcccctcCGTCCGTCCCTCTCG tGTACTGCGGCAGAGGCGACAAGAAGACCGCCAAGGGGAAGCGCTTCAATCACTCCTTCGGCAAC GCGAGGCCGCGGAACAAGAAGAAAGGGAGAGGCCCGCCGCGCGTGGCTGCTCCTCCCGCCCCTCCGAGGAAGGACCGGTTCGAGGACAACGAGGTTATCAAGATCGAAATCGATGAGTCCCTCTTCGCTAATTGA
- the LOC104426384 gene encoding histone H4, which yields MSGRGKGGKGLGKGGAKRHRKVLRDNIQGITKPAIRRLARRGGVKRISGLIYEETRGVLKIFLENVIRDAVTYTEHARRKTVTAMDVVYALKRQGRTLYGFGG from the coding sequence atGTCGGGCCGCGGGAAGGGAGGCAAGGGGCTGGGCAAGGGCGGCGCGAAGCGGCACAGGAAGGTGCTGCGTGACAACATCCAGGGCATCACGAAGCCGGCGATCCGGCGCCTGGCCCGCCGGGGCGGCGTGAAGCGTATCAGCGGGCTGATCTACGAGGAGACCCGCGGGGTGCTCAAGATCTTCCTGGAGAACGTGATCCGCGACGCCGTGACCTACACCGAGCACGCCCGCCGGAAGACCGTCACCGCCATGGACGTCGTGTACGCCCTCAAGAGGCAGGGCAGGACCCTGTACGGCTTCGGCGGCTGA